In one window of Armatimonadota bacterium DNA:
- the nifS gene encoding cysteine desulfurase NifS, giving the protein MTRIYLDHAATTPVHPSVRDAMLPYLGDKFGNPSSIHDSGREAAEAVDYARQAVAALIGARPEEIIFTSGGSESDTAALFGIFLARQDKGRHIITTAIEHHAVVHTCQALEKRGARVTYLPVDQYGLVTPEQVAEAIRDDTIIISIMHANNEIGTIEPVAEIGRVCRERDIIFHTDAVQTVGHVPIDVAAMNADLLSLSAHKFYGPKGCGALYKRRGVRITPLIYGGGHERGLRSGTENVPGIAGLGAAARLALDEMDTEGPRQAALRDRLLDGIEQRIPDIIRTGHPTQRLPNSASVCVRYIEGESMLLNLDMAGIAASSGSACTSGSLEASHVLLAIGLEHDVAHGSLRLTLGHDNTDEDVDFVLDTLPPIVEKLRAMSPLYPGRAAS; this is encoded by the coding sequence TTGACACGGATATATCTGGATCACGCCGCCACCACGCCGGTGCACCCCAGCGTGCGTGACGCAATGCTGCCGTACCTCGGCGACAAGTTCGGCAACCCGTCGAGCATCCACGACTCCGGCCGCGAGGCCGCGGAAGCCGTTGACTACGCCCGCCAAGCCGTCGCCGCGCTCATCGGCGCGCGCCCCGAGGAGATCATCTTCACCAGCGGCGGCTCCGAGTCCGACACGGCCGCCCTGTTCGGCATCTTCCTCGCGCGGCAGGACAAAGGCCGCCACATCATCACGACCGCCATCGAGCATCACGCCGTCGTCCACACCTGCCAGGCGCTGGAGAAGCGCGGCGCGCGCGTGACGTACCTGCCGGTGGATCAGTACGGGTTGGTGACTCCCGAGCAGGTCGCCGAGGCGATCCGCGATGACACCATCATCATCTCCATCATGCACGCCAACAACGAGATCGGCACCATCGAGCCCGTCGCCGAGATCGGGCGCGTCTGCCGCGAGCGCGACATCATCTTTCATACCGACGCCGTGCAAACCGTTGGCCACGTCCCGATTGACGTCGCCGCGATGAATGCGGACCTCCTGTCTCTGTCGGCCCATAAGTTCTACGGCCCCAAGGGCTGCGGCGCGCTCTACAAGCGCAGGGGCGTGCGCATCACGCCGCTGATCTACGGCGGGGGCCACGAGCGCGGCCTGCGCTCGGGAACGGAGAACGTCCCCGGCATCGCCGGCCTGGGGGCGGCCGCCCGGCTCGCGCTCGACGAGATGGACACCGAAGGCCCGCGCCAGGCGGCTCTGCGCGACCGCTTGCTCGACGGCATCGAGCAGCGCATCCCCGACATCATCCGCACCGGGCATCCGACGCAGCGCCTGCCCAACAGCGCCAGCGTCTGCGTCCGCTACATCGAGGGCGAATCCATGCTCCTCAATCTCGACATGGCCGGGATCGCGGCGTCCAGCGGCTCCGCCTGCACCTCCGGTTCCCTCGAGGCCTCTCACGTCCTGCTCGCCATCGGGCTGGAGCACGACGTCGCCCACGGCTCTCTGCGCCTCACCCTCGGCCACGACAACACCGACGAGGATGTGGACTTCGTCCTCGACACGCTCCCGCCCATCGTCGAGAAGCTCAGAGCAATGTCACCGCTGTACCCGGGGAGAGCCGCGTCATGA
- a CDS encoding glycosyltransferase — MDVLVAYQKGLNNILSCLVLVLVDARRRVRFSFIGKGSERARLTGIARRLAPAEIEFVESLPNQQISQRLDDADCVVLASRYEVMSIFALEAATPYSCRMQSVAPSALATTSPECWVRSRSKWRHDSSLPIRCVG; from the coding sequence ATGGACGTGCTCGTCGCATATCAAAAGGGCCTCAACAACATCCTGTCGTGCCTGGTGCTGGTGCTGGTGGATGCGCGGCGCCGCGTGCGGTTCTCCTTCATCGGCAAGGGCAGCGAACGCGCCCGGCTGACCGGGATCGCCCGGAGGCTCGCGCCGGCCGAGATCGAATTTGTCGAGTCGCTCCCCAATCAGCAAATCAGCCAACGTCTGGACGACGCTGACTGCGTCGTGCTGGCATCGCGTTACGAGGTCATGTCCATTTTCGCGCTCGAGGCTGCGACGCCGTACAGCTGTCGTATGCAATCGGTCGCTCCCTCGGCCTTAGCAACGACCAGCCCCGAGTGTTGGGTGCGCAGTCGCTCGAAGTGGCGTCACGATTCGTCTCTGCCGATCCGGTGCGTCGGCTGA
- a CDS encoding 3-dehydroquinate synthase: protein EARRRPLLRRDPAVLLHVVRRSCEIKADVVGRDETEQGLRAILNYGHTFAHALETWGGYRAYRHGDAVAIGMVAAAGLSERRGWLRADDVSRMRALLEGLRLPVRAADAPAATLLEIMAADKKARGGRLRFVLPRAIGDVEVVDDVRPDEVTTALAE, encoded by the coding sequence CGAGGCGCGCCGCAGGCCGTTGCTGCGCCGCGACCCGGCAGTGTTGCTGCATGTCGTGCGGCGGTCGTGCGAGATCAAAGCCGACGTCGTGGGCCGGGATGAGACGGAGCAAGGGCTGCGCGCCATTCTCAACTACGGCCACACGTTCGCGCACGCCCTGGAGACGTGGGGCGGGTATCGCGCCTATCGGCACGGCGACGCGGTGGCGATCGGAATGGTGGCCGCGGCAGGATTGTCCGAGCGCCGGGGTTGGCTCAGAGCGGACGACGTGAGCCGCATGCGGGCGCTGCTCGAAGGACTGCGCCTGCCGGTGCGCGCGGCCGACGCTCCCGCGGCCACGTTGCTCGAGATCATGGCGGCTGACAAGAAGGCTCGCGGCGGGCGGCTGCGCTTCGTCTTGCCGCGCGCCATCGGCGATGTCGAGGTGGTTGATGACGTTCGACCGGACGAGGTGACGACTGCGCTCGCAGAGTGA
- a CDS encoding exo-alpha-sialidase, with protein MPADSLTDLLNLGYPGGCDMIRGLCAAIAVFVLAAGTAGDAVTRPRIESTVTVAESVDHLNFPFLHRLDNGDLLLSHSEGVHTKTERGRWRRSRDGGATWESYVGRAGPCLAQLFDGSMLSLGFRIVHEEGSYRAVTYRSADRGESWVGPEKAPLTFPFDGTFVLHRSIVEQPDGRLLATGYGKREGDARYRSFALASDDRGQSWQYLSTIAYDPEVGSEGFCEPVMVHLRDGRLLCVMRTGSGEDLYQCWSVNGGRDWSVPVRVGARGVNPDLCLTADGPLVLTYGRPGVHVLVDRTGTGASWTDRLDVYAGIGCGYTSVEHIAPGRLLLTYSASSFCGTELEPGPNRILAAFIALH; from the coding sequence ATGCCGGCAGATAGTCTGACCGACCTGCTGAACCTCGGATACCCAGGAGGCTGCGACATGATACGAGGCCTGTGCGCGGCGATTGCCGTCTTTGTGCTTGCCGCAGGCACCGCAGGAGATGCGGTGACGCGACCACGGATCGAGAGCACGGTGACCGTCGCCGAGTCGGTTGATCATCTGAACTTCCCGTTCCTTCACCGGCTCGACAATGGCGACCTTCTCTTGTCGCACAGCGAAGGCGTGCATACGAAGACGGAGCGCGGACGCTGGCGGCGGTCGCGCGACGGCGGCGCAACGTGGGAGTCATACGTGGGGCGCGCGGGGCCGTGCCTGGCGCAGCTCTTCGACGGCAGCATGCTGTCGTTGGGCTTCCGAATCGTGCACGAGGAGGGGTCGTACCGCGCGGTAACCTATCGTTCGGCCGACCGCGGGGAATCGTGGGTCGGGCCGGAGAAGGCGCCGCTGACGTTCCCCTTCGACGGCACGTTCGTGCTCCACAGGAGCATCGTCGAGCAGCCAGACGGGCGGCTGCTCGCGACGGGATACGGCAAACGCGAGGGAGATGCCCGGTATCGCAGCTTCGCGCTGGCCTCCGACGATCGCGGGCAATCGTGGCAGTATCTGAGCACGATTGCCTACGACCCCGAGGTGGGCAGCGAAGGATTCTGCGAGCCGGTGATGGTTCACCTACGCGACGGGCGGCTGTTGTGCGTCATGCGAACGGGGTCGGGCGAGGACTTGTACCAGTGCTGGTCGGTCAACGGCGGGCGCGATTGGAGCGTGCCGGTGCGGGTCGGCGCGCGCGGAGTGAACCCCGATCTGTGTCTGACGGCGGACGGCCCGCTGGTCTTGACCTACGGGCGTCCGGGCGTGCATGTGCTCGTGGATCGCACCGGCACCGGTGCCAGCTGGACCGACCGTCTGGATGTGTACGCCGGGATCGGCTGCGGCTACACCAGCGTCGAGCACATCGCGCCCGGGCGTCTGCTTCTCACCTACTCCGCGTCGTCATTCTGCGGCACCGAACTGGAGCCCGGCCCCAACCGCATCCTCGCGGCGTTCATCGCGCTGCACTAA
- a CDS encoding S-layer homology domain-containing protein: protein GGGLDVDGTHIFYGYIERLADAASWGGTAPTGGYGDGTYRPATTCTRGQMATFLCKAAAKTWYDPGSASFTDVPRGTNGAWDGGGGGGLDVDGTHIFYGWIERLADVSSWASGEAPTGGYGDGTFRPTVICTRGQMATFIQRGCNFEKPIK from the coding sequence GGCGGCGGCCTGGACGTGGACGGCACCCACATCTTCTACGGTTACATCGAGCGCTTGGCCGACGCCGCGTCCTGGGGCGGCACCGCGCCGACCGGCGGATACGGCGACGGCACCTACCGCCCGGCCACCACGTGCACCCGGGGCCAGATGGCGACCTTCCTGTGCAAGGCCGCGGCGAAGACGTGGTACGACCCTGGCTCCGCCAGCTTCACCGACGTGCCGCGCGGCACCAACGGGGCATGGGACGGCGGCGGCGGCGGCGGCCTGGACGTGGACGGCACGCACATCTTCTACGGCTGGATCGAGCGGCTGGCTGACGTGTCTTCCTGGGCGTCCGGCGAGGCGCCGACCGGCGGGTACGGCGACGGGACGTTCCGGCCGACGGTGATCTGCACCCGCGGGCAGATGGCGACGTTCATCCAGCGCGGCTGCAACTTCGAGAAACCGATCAAGTAG
- a CDS encoding class I SAM-dependent methyltransferase, translating into DLPSAAFDCVLLFEVVEHLKDEHLAGMLTEVARVLRPGGTLVVTTPNDEDLALATRFCPDCGAVYHEWQHIRTWSVSSLDRTVQPYGFQLQRYRTLDFTAKGSLRGRLRQLARLLEGRPAPHMVAVFGRK; encoded by the coding sequence CGACCTGCCGAGTGCGGCATTCGATTGCGTATTGCTGTTCGAGGTAGTAGAGCATCTGAAGGACGAGCATCTGGCGGGCATGCTGACCGAGGTGGCCAGGGTGCTGCGGCCTGGCGGAACGTTGGTCGTCACTACGCCCAACGATGAGGATCTCGCCCTGGCTACGCGCTTTTGCCCGGACTGTGGCGCCGTCTACCACGAGTGGCAGCACATTCGAACCTGGTCCGTCAGCTCGCTGGACCGAACGGTCCAGCCGTATGGATTCCAGTTGCAAAGGTATAGGACGCTGGACTTCACAGCCAAGGGCTCCCTGCGGGGCCGGCTGCGCCAACTCGCAAGGTTGCTCGAGGGCCGACCTGCGCCTCACATGGTTGCTGTCTTCGGCCGGAAATAG
- a CDS encoding ABC transporter permease: MLRTIEFALGQALTNIRRHGLMSIAATSTVAVALAIVGGAGLFLLNVNLWTRSIVGEAEVYVYAKRGLPRADAIALQQKVGALPQVAETRFVAREDAYRDLQHSLDRDSDVFESLPNPLPDAIHARTHDASQVSEVARTVEKWDDVEKVVHAEQTIRILLNVRRIVGVGSAAAGVLLVLAAMLIVHNTIRLTLIARRREIGIMQLVGATPSFIAAPFLLEGAFHGAVGAIIALCLLAPAYAYAHHALTTALSLFPLAPLSVLVDCGVLLFVGGLFMSGFASAVSLTRFLRRYHSA, from the coding sequence ATGCTCCGTACGATTGAGTTCGCTCTCGGCCAGGCGCTGACCAACATCAGGCGCCACGGCCTGATGAGCATCGCCGCGACCTCCACCGTGGCCGTCGCCCTCGCCATCGTCGGCGGCGCCGGCCTGTTCCTGCTCAACGTCAACCTGTGGACGCGCAGCATCGTCGGGGAGGCCGAGGTGTACGTCTACGCCAAGCGCGGGCTCCCGCGCGCCGACGCGATCGCGCTGCAGCAGAAGGTCGGCGCCCTGCCCCAGGTCGCGGAGACCAGGTTCGTCGCCCGCGAGGACGCCTACCGCGATCTCCAGCACAGCCTCGACCGCGACTCGGATGTCTTCGAGTCCCTGCCCAATCCGCTCCCCGACGCGATTCACGCGCGCACCCATGACGCGAGCCAGGTGTCCGAGGTCGCGCGCACCGTGGAGAAGTGGGACGACGTTGAGAAAGTCGTTCACGCCGAACAGACCATCAGGATTCTCCTCAACGTGCGGCGCATCGTCGGCGTCGGCAGCGCCGCCGCCGGGGTGCTGCTGGTGCTCGCGGCGATGCTCATCGTGCACAACACGATCCGGCTCACCCTCATCGCGCGGCGCCGGGAGATCGGCATCATGCAGCTCGTCGGCGCGACGCCGTCCTTCATCGCCGCGCCGTTCCTGCTCGAAGGCGCGTTCCACGGCGCGGTCGGGGCGATCATCGCGCTGTGCTTGCTCGCGCCCGCGTACGCCTACGCGCATCACGCGTTGACGACCGCGCTGTCGCTGTTTCCACTCGCCCCGCTCAGCGTGCTGGTGGACTGCGGCGTGCTGCTCTTCGTCGGCGGCCTGTTCATGTCCGGCTTCGCCAGCGCCGTCTCGCTGACGCGCTTCCTGCGGCGCTATCATTCCGCGTAG
- the ftsE gene encoding cell division ATP-binding protein FtsE, whose translation MIDFDNVSFAYDNDVEALHDVAVHVDKGEFAFIVGPTGEGKTTFLKLIYREVVPTSGRVLVAGTDVGRLPRRRVPYLRRRIGVVFQDFRLLSDSTITENILFALEAMRVPRREMRRRTEEVLRLVGLGHRMDAFPGELSAGEQQRACIARAIANYPPILLADEPTGNLDPDTSLEIVMLLRDINIRGTTILMATHDRHIVDTLNQRVISLHRGRIVRDVPRGLYYAPYD comes from the coding sequence GTGATTGACTTCGACAACGTCTCGTTCGCATACGATAACGACGTGGAGGCCCTTCACGACGTCGCGGTCCACGTGGACAAGGGCGAATTCGCCTTCATCGTGGGGCCGACCGGCGAGGGCAAGACGACGTTCCTCAAGCTAATCTACCGCGAGGTCGTCCCCACCAGCGGGCGCGTCCTCGTCGCGGGCACGGACGTCGGCCGGTTGCCCCGGCGCAGGGTGCCGTACCTGCGCCGCCGCATCGGCGTCGTGTTCCAGGACTTTCGCCTGTTGTCCGACAGCACGATAACGGAGAACATCCTGTTCGCGCTGGAGGCGATGAGGGTGCCGCGCCGGGAGATGCGCCGGCGCACGGAGGAGGTGCTGCGCCTGGTCGGGCTCGGGCATCGGATGGATGCGTTCCCCGGCGAGCTGTCGGCGGGCGAGCAGCAGCGCGCCTGCATCGCCCGCGCCATCGCCAATTATCCGCCGATCCTGCTCGCCGACGAGCCGACCGGCAACCTCGACCCCGACACCTCGCTGGAGATCGTCATGCTCTTGCGCGACATCAATATCCGGGGCACGACGATCCTCATGGCGACGCACGACAGACATATCGTTGACACCCTCAACCAGCGCGTCATCTCCCTGCATCGCGGCCGCATCGTCCGTGATGTGCCGCGAGGTCTGTACTATGCTCCGTACGATTGA
- a CDS encoding tetratricopeptide repeat protein, whose protein sequence is MMRRSARWWASFALASVLAVSLAWCASAGEPAKTSIPAAAEQHFNNAFFHASQENYDDAVREYRAAIEVFPEYARAPHNLGMILARAAQLELAIEHFRKALECPGLDEPWVVHNSLAVALEESGDLQGAIAAYRKAIELDPRPAFPLHNLAVTLANTGDLVGALEAIRKAAELAPYDPRIARTLKLLEERASRAAQAQPPAGQETPGAPTTGPAAAPPTGTAAAPPTGTADAPPAQEQPAAAAPSPAEVVGPLVPKALPPAVETPLTFDTGDAWRQTETASDAVFLAAPEGEGRQARVEWWDDGEGSASELAAAELQQVRQLDSAAQQEAWPQVGGREAAAYSYRLASEDGQAMRTRVVLVVGDGRVYRFTLRAEEQQFAAGGAAFRALLDSVRFE, encoded by the coding sequence ATGATGAGGCGCTCTGCCCGTTGGTGGGCGAGCTTCGCGCTCGCGAGCGTGTTGGCCGTGTCCCTGGCATGGTGCGCGAGCGCGGGGGAACCGGCAAAGACGAGCATTCCGGCGGCCGCGGAGCAGCACTTCAACAACGCCTTCTTCCACGCCTCCCAGGAGAACTACGACGACGCGGTGCGAGAGTATCGCGCGGCGATCGAGGTCTTCCCGGAGTATGCGCGCGCCCCCCACAACCTCGGGATGATCCTCGCCCGCGCCGCGCAGCTCGAACTCGCCATAGAGCACTTCCGCAAGGCCCTCGAATGCCCGGGCCTCGACGAGCCGTGGGTCGTGCACAACTCGCTCGCGGTCGCCCTCGAGGAGAGCGGGGACCTCCAGGGCGCCATCGCGGCCTACCGGAAGGCAATCGAACTCGACCCGCGCCCTGCCTTCCCGCTGCACAACCTCGCCGTCACGCTTGCCAACACCGGAGACCTGGTCGGCGCGCTGGAGGCGATACGGAAGGCCGCCGAGCTCGCGCCCTACGATCCACGTATCGCGCGGACTCTGAAGCTCCTCGAGGAGCGCGCCTCGCGGGCAGCGCAGGCCCAACCGCCCGCGGGTCAGGAGACGCCCGGCGCGCCAACGACTGGCCCCGCAGCCGCGCCACCTACAGGCACAGCAGCCGCGCCACCCACAGGCACCGCAGACGCGCCACCCGCGCAGGAACAGCCTGCTGCGGCGGCGCCGAGCCCGGCTGAGGTAGTGGGGCCGCTCGTCCCGAAGGCGCTGCCACCGGCGGTCGAGACCCCCCTGACGTTCGACACAGGCGACGCCTGGCGCCAGACCGAGACGGCCTCCGATGCCGTCTTCCTCGCCGCACCCGAGGGCGAGGGAAGACAGGCGCGCGTCGAGTGGTGGGACGATGGTGAGGGCTCCGCCTCAGAGCTGGCCGCGGCGGAGTTGCAGCAGGTCCGCCAGCTCGACTCCGCGGCACAGCAGGAGGCGTGGCCGCAGGTTGGCGGCCGTGAGGCGGCCGCGTACAGCTATCGGCTGGCAAGCGAGGACGGTCAGGCGATGCGGACGCGAGTCGTCCTCGTCGTCGGCGATGGACGGGTGTACCGATTCACGCTACGCGCCGAGGAGCAGCAGTTCGCCGCGGGCGGGGCGGCTTTCCGCGCGCTGCTCGACTCGGTTCGCTTCGAGTAG
- a CDS encoding histidinol phosphate phosphatase domain-containing protein, producing MLYDFHTHTFLSDGVLAPIELLRRAVVSGYTGIGVADHAGPGTMELCIGAARKDCELAAKHWGIIAVAGVELTHVPAASVAELARAAKQAGALFVVVHGESPVEPVEPGTNLAAARCPDVDIIAHPGHITAEAAAAAAANGIFLEITARQGHNRANGLVCQVGREAGAKFLINSDAHESADLFSREKAESVARGAGLSDDEALRALEGNPQELLRRIGATADRGQRA from the coding sequence ATGCTCTATGACTTCCACACCCACACGTTTCTCAGCGACGGCGTGCTGGCGCCGATCGAGTTGTTACGGCGAGCCGTCGTCAGCGGCTACACGGGGATCGGTGTCGCCGATCACGCGGGCCCGGGAACCATGGAGCTGTGCATTGGCGCTGCGCGCAAGGACTGCGAGTTGGCGGCGAAGCACTGGGGGATTATCGCCGTCGCCGGCGTCGAACTGACGCACGTTCCCGCGGCGAGCGTCGCCGAACTCGCGCGTGCGGCCAAACAGGCCGGCGCGCTCTTCGTCGTCGTGCACGGGGAATCGCCCGTCGAGCCGGTTGAGCCGGGCACCAACCTCGCGGCCGCGCGCTGCCCGGACGTGGACATCATCGCCCACCCCGGTCACATAACCGCCGAAGCCGCCGCGGCCGCCGCGGCGAACGGCATCTTCCTCGAGATCACGGCTCGCCAGGGCCACAACCGCGCCAACGGCCTCGTCTGTCAAGTCGGGCGCGAGGCGGGTGCCAAGTTCCTCATCAACAGCGACGCCCATGAGTCGGCCGATCTGTTTTCACGAGAGAAGGCGGAGTCGGTCGCCCGCGGCGCCGGCCTGAGCGATGATGAGGCACTTCGGGCGCTCGAGGGCAACCCGCAGGAGTTGCTCCGGCGCATCGGTGCGACGGCCGATCGCGGACAACGCGCGTGA
- a CDS encoding MFS transporter has translation MTQRIKLNRDLAVLSAAFLFIFMGTGALQQFLIPYLEQTTTWGPMWSSLILATVYLGFVVWRLLGGYSIRALGDYWAIVAGATMYTLFAVAVLAYPRLWVLLAAAFAWSWGAALLWITSSAHVLDASRREHYGRSAGIFYSATHVGFVVGLTVLGLLLRQFGGRGMLIGAIGMTALGNIICLFVPRRDFPRELPSFSAVLRFAVSGVGRIVAVIQFAAAIGYGLLLGVFASAIEQDYGIQFVAAITMAFYVLRAVMSPFVGVLSDRLGRGRVMAGIFAVSGAALLIPVVLPGAAALAFAAAILGALTATVLAGVLALVGDSAESTSRQAMIAGLYVWRDLGVGVTILVGQYVRILFHGYQAAFLLFAMTFFLCAWLSTRLEGVGAHAGAGG, from the coding sequence ATGACGCAGCGTATCAAGCTGAATCGCGACCTCGCCGTCCTCTCCGCCGCGTTCCTGTTCATCTTCATGGGCACGGGCGCGCTTCAGCAGTTCCTCATTCCGTATCTGGAGCAAACGACCACCTGGGGTCCCATGTGGTCATCGCTGATCCTGGCCACGGTGTACCTCGGTTTCGTCGTGTGGCGGCTGCTCGGCGGGTACTCGATTCGCGCTCTGGGCGACTACTGGGCGATCGTGGCCGGGGCGACGATGTACACGCTGTTCGCGGTTGCCGTGCTGGCGTACCCCCGCCTGTGGGTGCTGCTCGCGGCGGCGTTCGCGTGGTCGTGGGGCGCGGCCTTGTTGTGGATCACGAGCAGCGCGCACGTTCTCGACGCGTCGCGGCGGGAACACTACGGGCGCTCGGCGGGGATCTTCTATTCGGCGACCCACGTCGGCTTCGTGGTCGGCCTGACCGTCCTCGGCTTGCTGCTGCGGCAGTTCGGCGGCCGCGGGATGCTCATCGGCGCCATCGGCATGACGGCCCTCGGCAATATCATCTGCCTGTTCGTGCCGCGCCGCGATTTCCCGCGGGAGCTGCCGAGCTTCTCCGCGGTCCTCAGGTTCGCCGTGAGCGGCGTCGGGCGCATCGTCGCGGTGATTCAATTCGCTGCCGCGATCGGCTACGGGCTGCTGCTCGGCGTATTCGCGTCTGCGATCGAGCAGGACTACGGCATCCAGTTCGTTGCCGCGATTACGATGGCGTTTTACGTCCTGCGCGCGGTCATGAGCCCCTTCGTTGGGGTGCTGTCGGATCGCCTCGGGAGGGGACGGGTCATGGCAGGCATCTTCGCCGTCAGCGGGGCGGCGCTGTTGATCCCGGTTGTGCTGCCCGGCGCCGCGGCGCTCGCCTTCGCGGCGGCGATTCTCGGCGCGCTGACGGCAACCGTGCTCGCGGGCGTGCTCGCCTTGGTTGGCGACAGCGCCGAATCAACCTCGCGCCAGGCGATGATAGCGGGGCTGTACGTGTGGCGCGACCTCGGGGTCGGCGTGACGATCCTGGTCGGGCAGTACGTGCGCATCCTGTTCCATGGCTATCAGGCGGCATTCCTGCTGTTCGCCATGACCTTCTTCCTCTGCGCCTGGCTCAGCACCAGGCTCGAAGGGGTCGGCGCACACGCCGGCGCCGGCGGCTGA
- a CDS encoding creatininase family protein, whose product MDRRAFLKWSGMSVVAAAVGRVSLPALAKGEPAMTPDLSRAVQMQFMRPGQLEAAGRKFPVVYVPFGLIEWHGPQLPLGNDAIKAHG is encoded by the coding sequence ATGGACCGTCGAGCATTCCTCAAATGGAGCGGAATGAGCGTGGTCGCCGCCGCGGTCGGACGCGTCAGCCTGCCCGCGCTCGCCAAAGGAGAGCCTGCAATGACCCCGGACCTGTCTCGAGCAGTACAGATGCAGTTCATGCGGCCCGGTCAGCTCGAAGCTGCCGGCCGCAAGTTCCCCGTCGTCTACGTCCCCTTCGGCCTTATCGAGTGGCACGGCCCGCAACTGCCTCTCGGCAATGACGCCATCAAGGCCCATGG
- the yfcE gene encoding phosphodiesterase, whose product MKLGVISDTHGDTSGWQAAMAGPVMGADLIIHAGDVLYHGPRNPMVEGYNPARLAELINHVPAPVIVARGNCDSEVDQLVLEYPIQSPYALVFAEGLRIMVNHGTEFGLQDPVPAIAEVAEKYRVHVFISGHTHMPMLERAGGALLMNPGSPSLPKSRSGEPQPTVGVIEDGVARVMTLDGRVLMEAPVRLGEGAR is encoded by the coding sequence ATGAAGCTCGGCGTCATCAGTGATACGCACGGCGATACCAGCGGCTGGCAGGCGGCCATGGCCGGGCCGGTCATGGGGGCGGATCTGATTATCCACGCGGGGGATGTCCTCTACCACGGCCCGCGCAATCCGATGGTCGAGGGCTACAACCCCGCCCGCCTTGCGGAGCTGATCAACCATGTCCCCGCGCCCGTGATCGTCGCCCGCGGCAACTGCGATTCCGAGGTTGACCAGCTCGTCCTCGAGTACCCCATCCAATCGCCATACGCGCTTGTGTTTGCGGAAGGGCTGCGCATCATGGTCAATCACGGCACTGAGTTCGGCCTGCAGGATCCTGTCCCGGCGATAGCGGAGGTCGCGGAGAAGTATCGGGTGCACGTCTTCATCTCCGGGCACACCCACATGCCGATGCTGGAACGGGCGGGCGGGGCGCTGCTCATGAATCCGGGCAGTCCGTCGCTCCCGAAGTCGCGCAGCGGAGAGCCGCAGCCTACGGTCGGGGTCATCGAGGACGGCGTCGCGCGGGTCATGACCCTCGACGGCCGCGTTCTTATGGAGGCGCCGGTCAGGCTCGGCGAGGGGGCACGGTAA
- a CDS encoding D-tyrosyl-tRNA(Tyr) deacylase, producing MRAVVQRAAWAKVAVGEKVTGEIGCGLAVLVGVQVGDTPEDAAYLSDKIAGLRVFEDADGKMNLSLQDVGGAILAVSNFTLLGDCRKGRRPSFTEAAPPEEAERLFGDFVERVRAAGLTVATGVFREHMHVEIHNDGPVTLILDSRRA from the coding sequence ATGCGTGCGGTCGTGCAGCGCGCGGCGTGGGCGAAGGTAGCGGTCGGCGAAAAGGTGACCGGCGAGATCGGCTGCGGACTCGCGGTCCTGGTCGGCGTACAGGTGGGCGATACGCCTGAGGACGCCGCATACCTCTCTGACAAGATCGCCGGACTGCGCGTGTTCGAGGATGCCGACGGGAAGATGAACCTGTCCCTGCAGGACGTCGGCGGGGCGATCCTCGCGGTCAGCAACTTCACGCTGCTCGGCGACTGCCGCAAAGGACGGCGGCCGAGCTTCACCGAGGCTGCGCCGCCGGAGGAAGCCGAGCGGTTGTTCGGTGATTTCGTGGAGCGCGTGCGCGCGGCGGGACTCACTGTCGCGACCGGCGTGTTCCGCGAGCACATGCACGTGGAGATTCACAACGACGGGCCGGTGACGCTGATCCTCGACAGCCGGAGGGCGTGA